The Drosophila sechellia strain sech25 chromosome 2L, ASM438219v1, whole genome shotgun sequence region AATCAGAGCTCTTTGAATTGTTTCAAATTCGGTTCCCAATCATCGTTATAAATTCGCCTATTCacaattttcccatttccgcACCCAGacgcataaaataaataatataaatccgCAAAATGGGCGGCGAATTGACAAATATGTAAAAAATGCTGAGCGCGGCAAGCGGCGGCGGAAAATTAGTGAGCCAGGGGCACTTGAACGCGCACCCAGCGATGCCATCATTTCGATGCCCAGAAAGTTGGCAACAAATTCGCGCGCCGTTCCTCAAGTGCTGTTcgccgccacgcccaccgccccggccacgcccacagtcGCCCCCAGAGAAGTGAAGTGCTCGAGTGCGGCTCGCACTCTAGAACATTTTGTTGGCGCTGAGCGCCCCATTGAAACTGTTCATGCCATAAACTTTTGCAGCTCGAGTTTTCGCGCACATTTTCCCCTCCAGATTTTTTACTGGTGTGCTGGGCATTGGGCCATTGCATTGTGAAAtattcaataataataataataatgttcgCCTTGACCACGACGCATATGCTGAGTGCCAAAATGAATGCTCTGGCTGGCTACCCCTTGAAGAATTCTCGAAGGACACGGCTGTTTGGTCTGTGTGGAGGATACAAGGGCGGGGAAATGTTTGCCAAAATATGCGCAGAATAAATAAAGTCTAAAGTAAACATTTGGCAATGTTCCGCGCATTTCCACATTGAATTACACATGAAacattcatttttatttcgatcCCATGtcagtttttaaatttgttgcaGCCAGTTTCATTTAGTCTATGTTTTAAGCGAATGATAAGCATTAATCAAATTCTTTAACAAACTTCTGATTACTTTTCTTCATTGGAAATTAAATGGCAGAACTTAAAACATTAAATTATACACCCATCCAAGTTCATTGGCTTATTTCGGAAAAGTCTCGCCATCAGAATGCAAAcacatttttggcttttgttgtcTGCACgaaattgattaatttatttttatgtttatatgTCCGTGTGGGCCCCTTGTTATCCATTTGCCATTAGCGCCATTGTCAGCGCACTCGAAATGCTTTGTgatatatactttttatatCAGCCAGACAGCATCTCGCCGTGGATTTATGTATCCTCTATTTTCCATCTATACTGTATACATTATTTCGAGATCTCTGGCCAGCGGACAGTTGGCCATTAAATGGAAGACCCGGATTCATCATGTTTCATTTTTCTCGGTTTACATTCAATTTGCTTTCGACATTCGCTCGCAATGGTGTTTGAGCCAAAACATTTGGTTTCACTTTGCGCATAATTAACTTTTGCAATCGCCGCCTGGCGAGCaatttgcttatttatgtACACTTTCGATGATTATGAATTCAGGAACTTTGCTCTCGATTTGGCAATTTACGGGGATTAGAAAAGAGGAAAGAAAGCCTGCCATAATTATGCATAAATAACTTGGGTGTTGTGTATacgcaaattgaattgttctGAAAAggttacaaaaataaatttaatcgCAGCCATAAATATTAATCACCTAATGTTGCGCAAATGCTAAAATTCAAACTTACTTATACCGCTTAAAATTTACATCAAATGTGCGAAAATCAGTTTATTTTAACACAGCATAAATTTGCCAATTTGGTGTTTCGCTTGAAATTCAACTTTTGTATGGTTCCCTTCTCCCAAGTGCCAcgttgcgtatgagtaatgagCACAAGCATTCGATTTCGCGCTCTTGGAACGATGCCAAGCGTGCTCAGACAATGGACCATTGAGCGGAAAACTGGGCAGGGAAATGGGAGAGGTGTGGGAAAATGGAGCGGGGAAAAGCGTTCGGAGGAGTGAGCAGCGCAGCCAGACGCAGACGCAGCGCCGGCGAGGAACAAAAGCCATTGCCAAAATAGCCAAGTAATTGCAAATCGCCAAACTCGTGCAGTCAGTGCGAAGGAATGTGAGTACGTGTATAAATAATTCGGGACCTCCTGGCCGAGATGAGATTCTGGTGCTATTTATATTCGCACGCAGCTTGATATGGCTTTGCTCTTtgattacgcatacgccccgttccCCCGGCGGACTTCATTTGTGCACGCGTGTGCGCTTAATTGTCAGCAAAGTGCACTCCACCTTTCACTTGCTTACTTAAATGTAATTGCAcacaaaaatgcaattaaacaGCTTGACGCATGCGGCGCGAATTTCCACGCTTGGCAAGTCGGTTGGCCTCGGAAAACTCCAGCTCCCAACGAGCTGTCAGCTGTCCGTTGCCTGGAGCAACTTAGCTGCCACTTCCATTAGGGAGTATGCTGGGTAATTGGCTTATGAGGGCTTTATAAATTTGAACTCTTTAAAAGACATCCCTTCACTGCTTCTTTGCTCAAATTGGGTGTCAGATTATAAGTCTAGCTTTTTTAAATGAAGTAAGAATTATGCCTTTTTGAATTAATCTCCAGCTTTAAAAATTATCTTTTGCTGCATAAGTTTACATATAGCTATCTTTCGACTCCATAAAGCCGGCATCATTTTCTTTCGCTTTTCCTTTAACAATTGATTGGCATCGCCCGTAGAATcaccacctcctccttggCCATTTCTGCAGTTTATCTTCATTCATCTCGGGCAGCATCGCCTGAAAAGTCGTAAATTTTAAATGCTTTTGTGGGTCATTGCTGCCGCGATGGCAAAGTCCAGGCAATGAGCATTCAAACGAGGCGAAGACGAAAGTTCCAGCTGAACCTGTGCCAAGCGGGTCTTTTGAACTGCAGCCTCTCGGCTTTCCTCCAGCCCACTTTTCCTCTCAGTCGAAAGACGAAGGAAAATTTATGCGCCTCGCTGCGCCGGTCAGCGAAATGGCGCCAAGGTTCAAAGCTCCAAGCAAAGGTTGAGccaaggggggaggggggcagGGCCAGTAAGTGGCCCCCTCCCCTGGCCACATGATTGGGTTTTGGCCACCGTTGTTCCCTTTCTCGCCGCTCTGCCTTCGCTGGCTTTCTGCATTCAGTTTTATGGCAAATTGTTTGCAACAGAGTTTGAACTTTTATTCGGGGCCCTGTTCACTTGTTTTTTCGGCCATGCAAAACATGTCGCAAAAGCCGGGGAAAAATTGTAGCTGCACTGCAGCCTACCGAAGGACAAGGGATACGCATACAGGGAAATGGGGGGGGAGGGTCGGAAAAGTGTTGGCCCAtcacgtatacgtaatgtgtTACGTTGAAGTAACAACAACGAGGGTTGTGTGAGAAGTATTCAAGCCGAAGTTTGTACAATAGCATGGCTTTAATGGTAACAAATTTAGAGTTAGTTAATTGAAATGAATAAGTGAATGCCTCTCTTTAATAATCATCAATATATGTTGATATACTATGTAAACTACAACTAATCAAATAATATTCAAAGATAAATCCAATAAAAATACGCTAACTTCTTAAATGAATATTCCCGAATATATCAGTCCAATGTGCCGCCCCTTCTGAATTCGAATCACTTTATAGCCATCGAGGAGCGGGCTAACAAATACACAGGCACTTATTGCAATTTCagccacatacatatacatatgcacagAGCCAAGGCAAAACTCGCAAATTCGCAGACAACTCAGAAACTCGGTGCTCCAAAGTGCAAAGCGGCGCAAATGTTCAGTTTGGATTTATTGTTATGCGATTCTCTCttgtctatatatataaatacatgctatatatatgtatgtgtgtgtgcatggcACTGCGGCGAAATGTATTACAATTAATTTGgcacacacggcgtatgctGAATATTATTTGGTCTCTGCAATCGAGCAAATCCGCGGCAATTGGCAATTATACAAATTCTCTTCGCAGACAATCGCAACTGCAAAGCACACAGCAGACGGGCGGGTTGCGcgggagggggcgtggcaagtcCACCCACGGGCATGGTGATTGATGATTCGACCTCCGATGATGTGACAAAGTGGCAGTTCTGTACACGGTGCCACCCACGATGCCCGAGGTGATGCGAGGTCGGGTCAAAGGTCTGCGGCTGATTTGAACTTTAAATGTTGCAGCGACATTTGCATTTGGTCTTTAAAAATATCACGCACGTGGAGTATGGCTGCACATGCACTACGCCCAGCTAGTAGTTCACTGAGAGAAGGTATTTACCCACGCCAGTTCACCCAGTTGTCAATATAGTAAGCTGAATCATCCGAGACCCttacattttccatttatttgtatttaatgcTTTAATTTCCATATCAGgatttatttctatatttctATACCCacgttatatatatattttctatatcCGTTACTTGtcgaaaagtatgtaacaggcagaacgaagcgtttccgaccatataaagtacatattatatatatattcttaatcaGGATTAATAGCCGAATCGATCTGACCATGTCTATCTGTCCGTCCGTgagaacgtcgaaatctcagaaacttataaaagctagaaggttgagattcagcatacagattctggagtcaaagacgcagcgcaggTTTGTTGatccatgttgccacgcccacaaatcGCACAAAATTGATACatccacacttttgaaaaatgtattgatattttttcatattttcattagtcttgtaaattctATCAATTTGAtacaaaaaaactttttgcccattttttctcattttattttcattgtcccttatatctatcgatattccaaaaaaaatttgaaatttcgcTTTCTCACTTCTAGCTAGCTCAGTAACGAGTATCTGATAATCGGGGAAGTCtactatataaatatagtaCTATAGACTATAGCATTCTTTATAGTTTCGCTTGATTTCTAAggaaatgaaaaggaaatCAAAAATAGTCAagtcctcgactatcagatacctatGCTTACATATGAGAGAATGATAAAGATATTCGAAAATGGAAGAAGACATTATCTTGTCATATTCCGAAGCATAATTGCTTCACTAGAATCTACATCCTTAGTCTTAACcgtctagcttttatagttccagaGATCTTGACTTTTATACGGACAGATAAACGGACAGACCGAGTTTAGGTTATGATACGCTTTCCTCTTTCCGTAACATTCTTTTTAATGAGTCTAGTTTACCCTGTAACTCTAAGAGTAGTACGAGTAGCTGATGCCAACTGAAACAACTTGTCTGGATGCACTTACCTGTGTGTCAACAAAAAACGTATCTAGTGCGTCTAGAAGCAGCCAAAAGGACCACCTGGATGCCGCCTCCAATGCCGATGATCGAGCTAATGGCCCCCATGTCACAGCGACGGGCGCACACTCTTCATCCATCCGCTTGGCCGCACACTCGACGCGGGGAATCCGGGCCCCAGCCAGAACTTCAAACGCTCGCCGGGCACTTCGTTTATTTATACAAGAAACAAGTTTATGCCGAGAAGAACCATTCGCAGGCACTTAGCAGGCGCTCGCGTTTATTATCTTAATAATTTTCAGAGTTCAGGCGGCGCTCTTTGACGCACAACTAGGGATTCCTGCTCGCATGAGAATGGGATTCGGATCGGTGTCTCTGGGTCCCGACCAACTGCACCGTGCGAACCGGAGGCGGCAACTAAGCGAATCGAGATTCTGTTGGCACTCGCACTTCCCAAGAGCCAAGTGCACGCCGAGCGATTTGTTTATCCATCTGCTGCGTACGCGCGAATTTGTTCGTTATTAATTGCAATAAATGGTGTCGGCGTGGGcgctttcatttatttatttatttttttttttggtaggTATAAAATGTTCGTTTCTAATTTTGACTGCGCGTAACCgaaatatttgaataattcAACGCCATCTGGCGGCTAGTAGCATTTGATGGCGATGGTTGCGGTTATGCATTTCAGTGCTTTTCAGCACTGGCAATTCAAACAATTATCTACAAATATtcaaacattttgttttcatttatgCCTCTCGAGCCACAACATTTAATTAGTTTCTTTATTTACAGATATTTTAATGCTTACACTTATGTAATAACCCTTCCTCGAAATACTTTTGCAGCTTACCTACATGTTAATATCTACAACATTCTAATGTCAGTTAATAACCTGACAAGGTGCCACATCCTCGATCTCCTCACCATCGAGGGCTTTGATTTGGCACTGGCACAGGAACTGCACGATCTTCCGCTCGGCATTCGCCCGCTCCAACGGACTCAGGCCGTCCAGCAGCATCTGAGCCTTGGCAAGCAGGCTGTTGGCAGGCGGTGTAGATCGCTGTTCtcgctcctgctcctgttcgTGGTGAATCTGGGCCTGGAGCTCCCGCGATTGCTGAAGCACGGTCTCCATGTTGGCAATCACGGTGGTCAATAGTTTGTCGGAGATTGCGGCAGGCGGTAAAGAGTCCCCAGTGAGAGAGATGGACTCCTCTACGACGGGATTTACCCTGTCGATTGTGTGAATTATTTCCTCACTGGTGGCCGGCGTGGTGGTGGTCACCTGGAGCTGCTGTGGTGGCTCCAAGTCCTGCGGTGCCGTCGCTTCGCTGAGGATGAAGTCGTAGGGCGTTGCCTGCTCCGCTTCCGATAGGATCTCAATCTCTTCATCGTAGGCCAACTCGAGATCATCCTCCAGCTCGTCGTTGTCCGTGCTGTAGGGGTAATCAGCGCCCCAGATTTGCTCCCCACTGGAGATCACCATTCCCTCCGGCTGCTTGCTGGTCTTTCCCGAAGGATTTCCTGCTTTGGGTGGTCGTCCACGACGCTTGATGTTCTCCAAAACCAGGGGCACTCCTTTGCGGAAGTGGCGGCCCAGAAAGAGAAGCTCGTTGAAGTACCTCCACGTGATGGGCGTGGACTGGTTGATCTGATGACTGCGGTATTCACGCGCGAAACGATCACGCAGCTTCTTCCAGCGGTTGTAGCAAAGTTCCTCTATTCAAAATTATGCACATTAAGGGCTGCAGATCAAGAGGGTAACCTCGAGCTCACCCGACACGTTTAGGTTTTCAGAGATCTCTCGCCAGGCTTCGTTCTTCGCTGCTAGGTTCTTTGAAACTCTGATCTTGTGACGATCATACAGCACGGGGTGAGACTTGACCAGCTCAATGAGCTGCTCGTTCAGCAGGTCATCCTGGgagtcctcctcctcctcgtcctttCTACGCCTCTCCTGCTCCATGTCCACTTTTGTGCGCTTTTTCCGCTCCCTAGGCTCAAAACGCATCCCGTCGAGGCTCTCGTTCCTAGCCAGTCCCTGTTTGTAGTGATCCTTGAGAAAGAGCAGTCGCGGAAACATGTCCCAGTAGGTGGGCTCATCCGGACGCTCCTGGAAACGGCGAAACTCCTTGCCGAAACGATCGCGAATGCTCTTCCAGCGCGTAATGCACGCCCGTTCCGAGGCTCCCAACTTCTGGGAGATGGCCTTCCAGGCCGCGTCCTTTTGCGCAGCATTCTTCACGCTCCTCGCGCAGTCCTTGTCGTACAGGATCGGGTGGTTCTCTATCAATTTAATCAGCTCACCGTCGTCCATTGATTTTCgctattatttgtttttatttattctagACGATCCGGCAGCCTGGCGGGAAATATTGATAGTCGATAGACGATGGACTATCGAAAAAAAGGGCTGCCAGGTTATTCTGCTTAAAAAATGTGCCTCTCTGTTTTATAGCACCGTTATTATGACaatgttaaattaaatatttatgtgtttGCTTATTTAAGGGATTTTTATGTGtcttaatacattttttaaatttatagcTTGTGTGTACCAACTTcgtttaaaatctattttattttatatattttaaagaaatatatgtttttatgtTCTTTATGTTTGTCAAAAGCAATTGGTATGAATATCTGTGTAACCTGATAACATTGGTGGTCGATAGCTCTATACTTCAATATTTCCATCGGTGAGTCTGTCCCATCTCTATTGTGCTACCTGGCAACGCTGTGAGCAAGGAAAATACGGCAGCGTGCTCCCCGTTTTCCACCCACGTTTTGTTATAATTTGATAAGTATTACGGTCTGAGACCGACTTAGCACTGCATCGGCAGCGCTGCAAGTACTGGGCTATTGGAAATTGGAGGTGCGAAAAGAGGATAAGGTGGATTTTCTTACAACTGCGATTGCGGCTGTGTGCGTGAGCATTGGAATTCGACCGTGTGTGTGGCGAGAGTGCGTCCCTGTGTGTGTGACGGACCAAAAAAGCCGACATCAGCGcccattttttgttgttgattcaTTAATACGCCCGTCATGCACCAGTATTGGTGAGTTGGAGCAGCGCACCGTCTTACTCGCACTCAGAGGAGCGCAGAAAGAGCGCAGGGAGcggcagaagaagaagcagcaagCAGCAGCACCATTAGCGGCAGTCAACGTCATATAATTTGTCATCGAAATTGGCACACTAAAATAACAGTTAACTTCAGCCGCCATGATCCTGCTGGAAATCAATAATCGGATTATCGAGGAGACGCTGCTGGTCAAATACCGTAATGCCCAGGCTGGGTAAGTCAATGCCTTCCAGTCCCGTTTCCCCAATTTCCATTCCaccattttgatttttatgctGCATTCCCCACCGTTCTGTTATCACCAGTCGGCTTTGTTATCAGTTTCGTTGCcccctctcgctctctctttcCTCGGGAATAAATTTGGGTGTAGTTCCAGCCTTGGAACACTCATCGCTGCAGCTCTCTCCCTCCCACACACGTACCCAAGTACAGTGCAGCCCCCTTACGTCGACAGCGCATTAGTTAATTCATTACAACTCGCTATTCGCATCATCTGTGCTGAATATCTGCAAAACTGACTCATCCATTGACTTGCATTCAAACGCATACGCATCTGATGATCGAAAATATTAGTATTTATATGTTCTAGATCCGcaaaattgttattattattcaggAAACGTTACTAAAGGAGTAGATTATGAAAGTTAAATATCTTCGATTTTAGAAAAAGAATAGGCaaggcttttttttttacattctAACAAAATTACTTAGTAAAATAGCTTATTGTACTAACAGCACTAACAGCAGCATGAGGTATTTGTGTTTGATAGCGAATGACTAAGATCtctcataaataaatgtatttatatactAATAGTTATCATGCCATTAGTGTATTATCGATTAGATTGCAGTGTAATGCAAGAAATTAAGACAAGAAGTTATAAATTATGGAACCAAAGTGGCATACTTAGAAAAAATCTCCTCTTGTGTCTCAAATGTTccaaaataaaccaaaaagaCGAACGGCATCCTGAATAATCAATCATATTATAGCAGATGACTTGTGTTCGTGTACATAAGAACTAATAGTTTCAATATTACTCCTTATATCTGAATTCTGCGGAGACAAAGTTTACATGCTAAAGATTCTTAATTTTCCGTGTCTTCAAAGCTCCGATATAAATTGTAACGCTTAAATCATCTTGGGGAATTCTTTATGTTTCTTAAGATAAATACTTTCGTGTACATTATTGCAAACTGAGTCCTTGGAGTCAAAGtggcatttttcaaaaacaatATTTGATCTGTGTCTCAAATGCTCCAATATCAAACGAAAGGACGAACGGCATCCTGGATAATTAATCATATTATAGCAGATGACTTGTGTTCGATTACAATAGTAATAGATTTAATAGGTCAGTAAGTCCTTGGGAGACAAAGTTTACACGTTAAAGATGACGTGGCTTCTTTTTCGTGTCTACAATGCTCCAAAATAAACTGTTCGTTTTAATCTTCTTGttcgatttattttattgcctaGGATGGTTGTCAACTGCACAATAACTAATTAAATATTCGGCTGGAGTTAAAGTggcatattttataaatttccttTGATCTGTGTCTCTATCGCTCCAATATCAACTTGATAGGCGAACGGCATCCTGTTTAATTACTAATATTAAGACAGACGACTTGTGTTCGTGCACAACTTCAAAATGCTTCAATAGTTACATATATGGAGAAAAAGTTTACATGCCAAAGAATTTTTCTTTTCCGTGTCTACAATGCTCCAATATTAATTGAACGTCTAAATCATCTTGGatataattatatttccaCAGATAAATACATTCGTTCACATCGCTCATATGGAAATGGATTGGAGTCAAAGTGGCACACTTAAacactttttatttgtgtcTCAAATGCTCCAATATCAAATGCAAAGACGAACGGCATCCTGAATAATTATGCATATTATAACAGATGACTTGTGTTCGTCTACAATAGCTCCTGATAGCTTTACACTCCTTCATAGAACTCCAGTCCCCGGAGACAAAGTTTACATGCTAAGGATAAGATCTTTTTCGTGTCTACAATGCTCCAAGAGCAAATGATCGTTTAAATCATCCTTGGCATTCGACATTTTTGCTGTGGATGCATTTAATTcgtgcacatatatatatatatatgtatgtcgtGGAGGTAAAGTGGCATTCTCAGGATATTTAAACCTGCCTGTGTCTCAAACACTCCGAAATCAACTTGGTTGGCGAACGGCATCCTgagtaattaataatattacatCAGATGACTTGAGTTCGTGCACAAGCCCTTTAAGATCGCAAACTACGAGTTAGGAGCCAAAGTGGCATATTTTGGAACTTTTATCCAATTTGTGTCTCTAATGCTCCGATACTAACTATACAGACGAACGGCATCCTGTTTGATCCTTCATATCACAACAGATGACTTGAGTTCGTGTACATTATTCCGAAATATTTGTGCTTTTCTAAGGTTGCATATTTCAAAACATTTCCTACTTAGTGTGAGTCTcttaatttcaattatttgtAAGAAGCAAACTATATATAGTTCATGTAAATGAATCAAATGAGATATCGGGTTAGTGATCAAATATAGCTACATACGGATGTCTTCATTTATTCGAAAacacaaaatattattttattgttgctggtTTCTTTTGGAAAAATAATCGGGTATAAACAAGTTTTTGTTATAAGATATGGTGGAGTGTGGGGAGCATGACTAATAAGCAAGCAAATAAATGAGAATTTACTTTTGAATTCTCTTTCCAGACTGAAGCCTGAATCAATAGACATACGAATAGCAGACTTCGACGGCGTGCTTTATCACATTTCCAATGTGAATGGCGATAAAACAAAAGTTCGGGTGAGTGTACCTCGTACTACTCATTTGGGATAAAACTGATATTAATGATTTCTCTCTTGTGCTGTGAAACAGATCAGCATATCGCTGAAGTTCTACAAACAGCTGCAAGAACATGGAGCCGACGAGTTGCTGAAGCGTGAATATGGCAGTCTGCTTACAGACACGGAAGAAGGTATGTTCGAGCCTAAGTGCGGCATTTAGAGAAGTTTATTACTCTCGTCTAATTGCAGGCTACAATGTTTCCGTACTTATCAACCTGGAGGAGATTCCCGAGGACTGCGAGCAAATCGCAAAGAGAATCGGACTTCTGAAGCGCAACTGTTTCGCATCCGTTTTTGAAAAGTATTTCGACTATCAGGAGCAGGGCGAAGAGGGCCAAAAACGTGCCGTAATTAACTACCGCAACGATGAGACTTTGTAAGTctgaaaaatgtgttttctGGTTCGTCCAAGGGCTGACAATCTACATCCGATTCGCAGATATGTGGAAGCCAAGCCAGATCGTGTCACCGTCGTCTTCAGTACCATTTTCCGGGACGAGGACGATGTCATTATCGGCAAAGTATTTATGCAGGAATTGAGGGAAGGTCGGCGTGCCTCGCACACCGCGCCACAAGTGCTCTTTTCGCACCGAGAACCGCCATTGGAATTGGCCAACACGGACGCCAGGGTGGGCGATAACATCGGCTATGTCACATTCGGTAGGTTGAAGGTTGAATGGTAAACCATGTGTTATGGAGCCAAAGTTTACACGTTAAAGTGCATTTGTCTTTTCCATGTCTACAATGCTCCCATATAAATAGTATCGTTAAAATCATCTTGGACATTCTAGTATATCCAATATCCAATGATAAATACTTCCGTGCACaataattcattaaagtcACGTGTGGAGTCAAAGTGGcatgttttaaattataatttgatttgtgtCTCAAATGCTCCAATATCAACATGATATCCGAACGGCATCCTGCATAATCATCATATTATAGCAGATGACTTGTG contains the following coding sequences:
- the LOC6618131 gene encoding transcription factor Adf-1, coding for MDDGELIKLIENHPILYDKDCARSVKNAAQKDAAWKAISQKLGASERACITRWKSIRDRFGKEFRRFQERPDEPTYWDMFPRLLFLKDHYKQGLARNESLDGMRFEPRERKKRTKVDMEQERRRKDEEEEDSQDDLLNEQLIELVKSHPVLYDRHKIRVSKNLAAKNEAWREISENLNVSEELCYNRWKKLRDRFAREYRSHQINQSTPITWRYFNELLFLGRHFRKGVPLVLENIKRRGRPPKAGNPSGKTSKQPEGMVISSGEQIWGADYPYSTDNDELEDDLELAYDEEIEILSEAEQATPYDFILSEATAPQDLEPPQQLQVTTTTPATSEEIIHTIDRVNPVVEESISLTGDSLPPAAISDKLLTTVIANMETVLQQSRELQAQIHHEQEQEREQRSTPPANSLLAKAQMLLDGLSPLERANAERKIVQFLCQCQIKALDGEEIEDVAPCQVIN
- the LOC6618132 gene encoding actin-related protein 2/3 complex subunit 2; translation: MILLEINNRIIEETLLVKYRNAQAGLKPESIDIRIADFDGVLYHISNVNGDKTKVRISISLKFYKQLQEHGADELLKREYGSLLTDTEEGYNVSVLINLEEIPEDCEQIAKRIGLLKRNCFASVFEKYFDYQEQGEEGQKRAVINYRNDETLYVEAKPDRVTVVFSTIFRDEDDVIIGKVFMQELREGRRASHTAPQVLFSHREPPLELANTDARVGDNIGYVTFVLFPRHTNKETRDNTINLIHMFRDYLHYHIKCSKAYIHSRMRAKTSDFLKVLNRARPEPKNTEKKTITGRTFKRID